In Nocardioides sp. W7, the genomic stretch CGGGTCCGTCCCGGCGACCTGCGCCGCGGCCGGGTCGACAAGCAGGAGACCCGCGGCGACGGTCAGGTCCCGCGCTGACCCTGGCCCGGTCGTCGGGCGATTCGGCTGGTTCGGGCTGATTCGGGCTGATTCGGCCGGGGCGCAACGGCCTGTCACCCTGGTCCGGTGAGTCCTCGTCAGCACCGCACCCGCAAGCCCCGAGGCCGGTCCCGGGTGGGTGAGCGCTTCGAGGCCGAGGTCGGCCCGGTCGCGCACGGCGGCCACTGCATCGTCCGGCTGCCCGAGCCCGAGGCGCGGGTGGTGTTCCTCCGGCACGCCGTCCCGGGTGAGCGGGTGGTCCTGGAGATCACCGAGGGCACGGAGGGCGACCGGTTCTGGCGAGCTGACGCCGTCGAGGTGCTGAGCGCGTCGCCGGACCGCGTCACGCCGCCCTGCCCGTACGCCGGACCCGGTCGCTGTGGCGGCTGCGACTTCCAGCACGTGCGGCTCGAGCGCCAGCGCGAGCTGAAGACCGAGGTGGTGCGCGAGCAGCTGTCCCGGCTCGCCGGCCTCGACGTACCCGTCGTGGTGGAGGCGGTGCCGGGCGACCAGGGCGGACTGCACTGGCGCACCCGCCAGCGCTACGCCACGCTGCCGGACGGTGGCCGGGCGATGCGTCAGCACCGCTCGCACCGCCTGGTGCCGGTCGACGAGTGCCTCCTGGAGGCGCCCGCCCCGTCCGACCACACCGCGCACGGGCACGCCTTCCAGGTCGCCGAGGACGGGTTCTGGCAGGTGCACCCCGGGGCGCCCGACGTCCTGGTCACCGCGGTCCTCGACGCGCTCGAGCCGCAGCCGGGGGAGCGCTGCCTGGACCTGTACGCCGGCGTCGGGCTCTTCGCCCGCTTCCTCGCCGAGGCCGTCGGTACGACGGGCCGGGTGGTCGCCGTCGAGGGCGACGCGCGGGCCTCCGCGCTCTCGACGCGCAACGTCCCCACCGCCGTGGTGCGCGCCGGCGACGTCGGCGAGGTCCTGGCGGCGTCGTACGACGAGCCGTTCGACCTGGTCGTGCTGGACCCGCCGCGAGAAGGTGCGCGCCGACCGGTCGTCGAGCAGGTGGTCGCCCGTCGGCCCCGGGCCGTGGCCTACGTCGCCTGCGACCCGGCCGCGATGGCGCGCGACGTGGCGATCTTCGCCGAGCACGGCTACCGGCTGGCCTCGCTGCGCGCCT encodes the following:
- a CDS encoding methyltransferase encodes the protein MSPRQHRTRKPRGRSRVGERFEAEVGPVAHGGHCIVRLPEPEARVVFLRHAVPGERVVLEITEGTEGDRFWRADAVEVLSASPDRVTPPCPYAGPGRCGGCDFQHVRLERQRELKTEVVREQLSRLAGLDVPVVVEAVPGDQGGLHWRTRQRYATLPDGGRAMRQHRSHRLVPVDECLLEAPAPSDHTAHGHAFQVAEDGFWQVHPGAPDVLVTAVLDALEPQPGERCLDLYAGVGLFARFLAEAVGTTGRVVAVEGDARASALSTRNVPTAVVRAGDVGEVLAASYDEPFDLVVLDPPREGARRPVVEQVVARRPRAVAYVACDPAAMARDVAIFAEHGYRLASLRAFDLFPMTHHVECVAHLVPVEA